The Papaver somniferum cultivar HN1 chromosome 3, ASM357369v1, whole genome shotgun sequence genome includes a region encoding these proteins:
- the LOC113360846 gene encoding fructose-1,6-bisphosphatase 1, chloroplastic-like has protein sequence MSCTTSAKIGGQGAVNIQGEDQKKLEVISNEVFSSCLRSSGRTGIIASEEEDVPVAVEESYSGNYIVVFDPLNGSSNIDAAVSTGSIFGIYHPNDECLADFGDDVSALDQEKQKCIVSVCQTGTNLLAAGYCMYSISVIFVLSVGKGVYSFTLDSMYGEFVLTREKVQIPKSRKIYSFNEGNYQMWDDKLKKYIDDLKIPDPKPYSARYIGSLVGDFHRTLLYGGIYLV, from the exons ATGTCCTGCACTACTTCAGCCAAGATTGGAGGTCAAGGTGCCGTTAACATTCAAGGCGAAGACCAGAAGAAGCTCGAAGTTATCTCCAATGAG GTGTTCTCAAGCTGCTTGAGATCAAGTGGAAGAACAGGGATTATAGCTTCAGAGGAAGAAGATGTACCTGTTGCAGTGGAAGAGAGTTACTCTGGGAACTACATTGTCGTATTTGATCCCCTAAACGGCTCATCCAACATCGACGCTGCTGTATCAACTGGATCCATCTTTGGTATCTACCATCCTAACGACGAATGTCTTGCTGATTTTGGAGATGATGTATCCGCT TTGGACCAAGAGAAGCAAAAGTGCATAGTGAGCGTATGCCAAACAGGGACCAACCTGTTGGCCGCAGGATACTGCATGTACTCGATCTCCGTGATTTTTGTGTTGTCCGTCGGGAAAGGTGTCTACTCCTTCACGTTGGATTCCATGTATGGTGAGTTTGTGTTGACTCGAGAGAAAGTGCAGATCCCCAAATCAAGAAAGATCTACTCTTTCAACGAAGGCAACTACCAAATGTGGGACGACAAGCTGAAGAAGTACATTGATGATCTCAAAATCCCGGATCCAAAGCCATATTCAGCACGTTACATTGGTAGTCTTGTAGGTGATTTCCATAGGACATTGCTTTACGGAGGGATATATCTTgtgtga